One part of the Lachnospiraceae bacterium JLR.KK002 genome encodes these proteins:
- the rimO gene encoding 30S ribosomal protein S12 methylthiotransferase RimO, which produces MRILFVSLGCDKNLVDTEYMTGTLSEAGHTFTDEEEQAEVIIINTCCFINDAKEESINTILELAEYKEAGTCQALLVTGCLAERYRQEIIQEIPQVDAVLGTGSGQEIAAAVDAVLEGKKYESYRPLENLPVLSGKRFLTTGGHYAHLKIAEGCNKNCSYCIIPKIRGRYRSVPMEQLLAQAEKFADQGVKELILVAQETTLYGLDLYGEKSLHRLLDELNKIPGIQWIRIMYCYPEEIYEELIQAIKRNPKVCHYLDMPIQHISNEILKRMGRRTTREELTEKLTHLREEIPDIALRTTLITGFPGETQEMHEELMYFLNEMEFDRLGAFTYSQEEDTPAAEFPDQIEEYQKSIWKEDIMELQEEIIFDKNEEMKGRELWVMIEGTVEGENVCVGRTYRDAPEIDGYIFINTEETLVTGDFVKVKVTGAHEYDLTGEVIV; this is translated from the coding sequence ATGAGAATTTTATTTGTTTCTCTGGGATGTGATAAGAACCTGGTAGATACGGAATATATGACAGGAACATTATCAGAAGCAGGCCATACCTTTACGGACGAGGAAGAACAGGCGGAAGTTATCATTATTAATACCTGCTGTTTTATTAACGACGCCAAAGAAGAAAGTATCAATACCATTCTGGAACTGGCAGAATATAAAGAAGCCGGAACCTGTCAGGCACTGCTGGTAACAGGCTGTCTGGCCGAACGGTACCGGCAGGAAATCATACAGGAAATTCCCCAGGTGGACGCAGTGCTGGGTACCGGCTCCGGGCAGGAAATCGCAGCGGCAGTGGACGCAGTGCTGGAAGGGAAAAAATATGAATCCTACCGGCCTCTGGAAAACCTGCCCGTACTTTCCGGAAAGCGTTTTCTGACCACCGGAGGCCACTATGCCCACCTGAAAATAGCAGAAGGCTGTAATAAAAACTGCAGTTACTGCATTATTCCAAAGATTCGCGGCCGATACCGGAGCGTACCCATGGAACAGCTTCTGGCCCAGGCAGAGAAATTTGCAGACCAGGGCGTAAAGGAACTGATTCTGGTAGCTCAGGAAACCACTTTATACGGTCTGGATTTGTATGGTGAGAAATCACTGCACCGGCTGCTGGATGAACTGAATAAAATTCCCGGTATTCAGTGGATTCGCATTATGTACTGTTATCCGGAAGAAATTTACGAGGAACTGATTCAGGCCATAAAGCGAAATCCAAAGGTATGCCATTACCTGGATATGCCCATTCAGCATATCAGCAATGAAATCCTGAAGCGGATGGGACGGCGGACCACCAGGGAAGAACTCACGGAAAAACTGACTCATCTGAGAGAGGAAATTCCTGACATTGCCCTCCGGACCACCCTGATTACCGGATTTCCGGGGGAAACGCAGGAAATGCACGAAGAACTCATGTATTTTCTCAATGAGATGGAATTTGACCGTCTGGGGGCATTTACCTATTCTCAGGAAGAAGATACTCCGGCGGCAGAATTTCCGGACCAGATAGAAGAATATCAGAAATCCATCTGGAAAGAAGATATTATGGAGCTGCAGGAGGAAATCATTTTTGATAAAAATGAAGAAATGAAGGGCCGGGAACTGTGGGTGATGATTGAGGGAACCGTAGAGGGAGAAAACGTCTGTGTGGGAAGAACTTACCGGGACGCACCGGAAATTGACGGCTACATCTTCATCAATACGGAGGAAACACTGGTGACCGGAGATTTTGTAAAAGTAAAAGTAACCGGAGCACATGAATATGATTTAACAGGAGAGGTGATTGTATGA
- the coaD gene encoding pantetheine-phosphate adenylyltransferase, whose product MKRAIYPGSFDPVTFGHIDMIERSAQIVDELVVAVLINSAKNPLFSVQERVSMLEEITGHIPNIRITSFNGLLIDYAREVDASIIVRGLRAVTDFEYELQIAQTNRIVNSRIDTVFLTTSLEYAYLSSTIVKEVASYGGDISHFVPEQLIDRIYAKYS is encoded by the coding sequence ATGAAAAGAGCAATTTATCCGGGCAGTTTTGACCCGGTAACCTTTGGACACATTGATATGATAGAGCGTTCCGCCCAGATTGTGGATGAACTGGTGGTGGCAGTTTTAATCAATAGTGCAAAAAATCCATTGTTTTCTGTACAGGAACGTGTTAGTATGTTAGAAGAGATTACAGGCCATATTCCGAATATCAGAATCACGTCTTTTAACGGGCTTCTGATAGATTATGCCAGGGAAGTAGATGCTTCCATTATTGTCCGCGGTCTCAGGGCTGTCACTGATTTTGAATATGAACTTCAGATTGCCCAGACCAACCGTATTGTGAATTCCCGGATTGACACGGTATTTTTAACAACCAGTCTGGAATATGCCTATCTGAGCTCTACCATCGTGAAGGAAGTTGCTTCTTACGGGGGGGATATTTCTCATTTTGTACCGGAGCAGCTTATAGACAGAATTTATGCAAAATATAGCTGA
- a CDS encoding ATPase has product MSNKIEQIIDEIEDYIENCKYQPFSNSRIVVDKDEIEDLLSELRRRMPDEIKRYQRMISNKEAILADAQAKADAIIAQAEVHTTELVSEHEIMQQAYAQANEVVLIATNQAQEILDNATNDANNIRMGAIQYTDDILKGLESIIGHAMDTTKARTDNLLNSLQECYSVVNANRIELSPAGGDPDSGANESEAVPELQVTEI; this is encoded by the coding sequence ATGAGTAACAAAATCGAGCAGATTATCGACGAGATTGAAGATTATATTGAGAACTGTAAATACCAGCCTTTTTCCAACAGCAGGATTGTGGTGGACAAAGATGAAATCGAAGATTTGTTATCAGAACTCCGCAGAAGAATGCCCGATGAAATCAAGCGTTATCAGAGGATGATCAGCAACAAGGAAGCCATTCTGGCAGACGCCCAGGCCAAGGCGGACGCCATTATCGCCCAGGCTGAAGTACATACCACAGAACTGGTCAGCGAACATGAAATTATGCAGCAGGCCTATGCCCAGGCAAACGAAGTGGTATTAATTGCCACCAACCAGGCGCAGGAAATTCTGGATAACGCCACGAATGATGCAAATAATATCCGTATGGGAGCCATTCAGTACACAGATGATATTTTAAAAGGCCTGGAAAGTATTATCGGACATGCCATGGATACCACCAAAGCCAGAACAGATAATCTTTTAAATTCTCTGCAGGAATGCTACAGTGTGGTAAATGCCAACCGTATTGAACTGTCGCCGGCAGGCGGAGATCCGGATTCCGGAGCCAATGAAAGCGAAGCCGTTCCGGAGCTTCAGGTTACGGAAATATAA
- a CDS encoding aminoacyl-histidine dipeptidase: MRVCEQLKPERVFAYFEEICQIPHGSGNTKAISDYCVSFARAHNLNWIQDDSNNVIIFKNGSEGYEMSEPIIIQGHMDMVCEKENHADIDFEKEGLRLYVDGDFLKAEGTTLGGDDGIALAYAFAILEDDTLPHPPLEVVFTVDEEVGMLGAESIDLSMLKGRKLLNIDSDEESIFLTGCAGGLQADCMIPVTRTSSQGFLYEIRVAGLQGGHSGSEIHKERGNAAVLLGRILNGIREELPFSLETLQGGLKDNAIPREAGCTILLPDASDKSELERLVSSWQEVLKHEYRSSDPKVSVQCTEMEQKQTEVLDASSLTKVLFFLRTMPWGVQHMSPELEGLVETSLNPGIMKLEHESFSLCFSVRSSVTSRKYEVTERLAFLTEFLGGEINISGDYPAWEYRADSPMREQMAAVYRELFQEEPKIQAIHAGLECGIFSGKLENLDCISLGPDNFDIHTPQERLSISSAERVWKLLLEFLKRSR, encoded by the coding sequence ATGAGAGTTTGTGAACAGTTAAAGCCGGAAAGAGTTTTTGCATATTTTGAAGAAATCTGCCAGATTCCCCATGGCTCCGGAAATACAAAAGCCATCAGCGATTACTGCGTATCCTTTGCCAGAGCCCATAATCTGAACTGGATACAGGATGACAGCAATAACGTCATTATTTTCAAAAACGGTTCCGAGGGTTATGAAATGTCTGAGCCCATTATCATACAGGGCCATATGGATATGGTATGCGAAAAGGAAAACCATGCGGACATTGATTTTGAAAAAGAAGGCCTGCGGCTGTATGTGGACGGCGATTTTCTGAAAGCAGAGGGAACCACCCTGGGCGGGGATGACGGAATCGCCCTGGCCTACGCCTTTGCCATTCTGGAAGACGATACCCTGCCTCACCCGCCGCTGGAAGTGGTCTTTACCGTAGACGAGGAAGTGGGAATGCTGGGTGCGGAATCCATTGACCTCTCCATGCTGAAAGGAAGAAAACTTCTGAACATTGATTCCGACGAAGAAAGCATTTTCCTGACCGGATGTGCGGGAGGACTGCAGGCAGACTGCATGATTCCCGTTACCCGGACATCGTCACAGGGATTCCTTTATGAAATCAGAGTGGCTGGACTGCAGGGAGGCCATTCCGGCAGCGAAATCCATAAAGAGCGCGGGAATGCCGCTGTACTCCTTGGACGGATATTAAACGGAATACGGGAAGAACTTCCCTTTTCCCTGGAAACATTGCAGGGGGGCCTGAAAGATAATGCTATCCCGCGGGAAGCCGGATGTACCATCCTGTTACCGGATGCCTCGGACAAATCAGAACTGGAAAGGCTGGTTTCCTCCTGGCAGGAAGTGCTGAAACATGAATACCGCAGTTCCGATCCAAAGGTCAGCGTTCAGTGTACCGAAATGGAGCAGAAGCAGACAGAGGTTCTGGACGCATCCTCTCTGACCAAAGTGCTGTTTTTCCTCCGTACCATGCCCTGGGGCGTGCAGCATATGAGTCCGGAACTGGAAGGACTGGTGGAAACCTCTCTGAATCCCGGTATTATGAAGCTGGAACATGAATCATTTTCCCTGTGCTTTTCCGTAAGAAGCAGCGTCACCAGCAGAAAATATGAGGTGACGGAACGACTGGCCTTTCTCACTGAATTTCTGGGAGGCGAAATCAACATAAGCGGTGATTATCCTGCATGGGAATACCGGGCAGATTCCCCCATGCGTGAACAGATGGCGGCCGTTTACCGGGAATTGTTTCAGGAAGAACCGAAGATTCAGGCCATTCATGCCGGACTGGAATGCGGTATTTTTTCCGGAAAACTTGAGAACCTGGACTGCATTTCCCTTGGCCCCGATAATTTTGATATCCACACACCTCAGGAACGGTTAAGCATTTCCTCCGCGGAAAGAGTATGGAAGCTGCTTCTGGAATTTTTAAAACGTTCCCGGTAA
- a CDS encoding competence/damage-inducible protein A → MTAELICVGTELLLGNIVNTNGAFLSEQCAMLGLSVYYQSVVGDNAGRLEYLLRTAKERSDVIILCGGLGPTRDDLTKETAAEVMGRKLVEDERARQEIQEFMSKRGNEITENNWKQSLVPEGCKVLYNANGTAPGIIMEDADTCMILLPGPPNELIPMFKEQVYPYLRALQPEVICSRMVKFCGIGESAAETKILDLIDAQKNPTVAPYAKTGEVHLRLTAKAETEAAALDLIAPVEQALKQRFGDLIYTDDPQVTLEQAIGELLKKHHLTVTTAESCTGGLLAGRLVNVSGISENFKEGYITYSNEAKEKLLGVSHQTLACHGAVSPETAEEMARGGRKAAGADICVAVTGIAGPEGGTEEKPVGLVYISCCCKGTVYTEKNLFSGSRSKIREYSVASALTLLRKAILNEVKQ, encoded by the coding sequence ATGACAGCAGAACTGATTTGTGTGGGAACAGAATTACTTCTGGGCAATATTGTGAACACCAACGGAGCTTTCCTTTCGGAACAGTGCGCCATGCTGGGGCTTTCCGTGTATTATCAGAGCGTGGTGGGTGACAATGCCGGGCGCCTGGAGTATTTGCTGCGTACGGCAAAAGAACGTTCCGATGTAATCATTCTGTGCGGAGGCCTTGGGCCCACCAGAGATGACCTGACGAAAGAAACAGCCGCAGAAGTTATGGGGCGGAAGCTGGTGGAGGATGAAAGAGCCAGACAGGAAATACAGGAATTCATGAGCAAAAGAGGCAATGAAATTACCGAAAATAACTGGAAACAGTCGCTGGTTCCGGAAGGCTGCAAAGTACTGTATAATGCCAACGGGACAGCGCCGGGCATTATCATGGAAGATGCGGATACCTGCATGATTCTCCTTCCGGGACCGCCCAACGAGCTGATTCCCATGTTTAAAGAACAGGTATACCCATATCTGCGCGCCCTGCAGCCGGAAGTCATCTGTTCCAGAATGGTCAAGTTCTGCGGTATCGGAGAAAGCGCGGCTGAGACAAAAATACTGGATTTAATTGACGCACAGAAGAATCCGACCGTGGCGCCCTACGCCAAAACAGGGGAAGTACATCTGCGCCTTACCGCAAAAGCAGAAACAGAAGCAGCGGCTCTTGATTTGATTGCACCGGTGGAACAGGCTCTGAAACAGCGGTTTGGAGATCTGATTTACACGGACGACCCTCAGGTGACTCTGGAGCAGGCCATAGGGGAACTGCTGAAAAAACATCATCTCACCGTCACTACGGCAGAATCCTGTACCGGTGGGCTGCTGGCCGGCAGACTGGTGAATGTGTCCGGCATTTCGGAAAACTTTAAAGAAGGCTATATTACCTATTCCAATGAGGCCAAGGAAAAACTGCTGGGCGTTTCCCATCAGACGCTGGCATGTCACGGTGCAGTCAGCCCTGAAACGGCAGAAGAAATGGCCAGAGGCGGGCGGAAAGCGGCAGGCGCCGATATCTGCGTGGCTGTAACCGGAATCGCAGGGCCTGAAGGAGGCACCGAAGAAAAGCCGGTAGGTCTGGTATATATCAGCTGCTGCTGTAAAGGAACGGTTTATACGGAGAAAAATCTGTTCAGCGGCAGCCGGAGCAAAATCAGGGAGTATTCTGTGGCAAGTGCACTGACCCTTCTTAGGAAGGCAATTTTAAACGAGGTGAAGCAATGA
- the rsmD gene encoding 16S rRNA (guanine(966)-N(2))-methyltransferase RsmD — MRIIAGSARSLPLKTISGMETRPTSDRIKETLFNMLNPELLDSRFLDLFAGSGQMGLEAVSRGAEAAVFVENNKKAASCIEENIRFTRFTDRCTLLIKDVLSAIRWLEGKEPFDLVFLDPPYGKHLEEDVLQALKESSLITESSLIVVEAALDTDFSRAESMGYTITKEKTYKTNKHVFLRLK; from the coding sequence ATGAGAATCATAGCAGGAAGCGCCCGGAGCCTTCCCCTGAAAACCATTTCGGGCATGGAAACAAGACCCACCTCAGACCGTATCAAGGAAACCTTATTCAATATGCTGAACCCGGAGCTTTTGGACAGCAGGTTTCTGGATTTGTTCGCCGGGAGCGGACAGATGGGGCTGGAGGCAGTCAGCCGGGGCGCAGAGGCTGCGGTTTTTGTGGAGAACAATAAGAAAGCAGCCTCCTGTATTGAGGAAAATATACGGTTTACCAGGTTTACGGACCGGTGCACGCTGCTGATAAAAGATGTTCTTTCGGCAATCCGATGGCTGGAAGGCAAAGAACCTTTTGACCTTGTATTCCTGGACCCGCCTTACGGAAAACATCTGGAAGAAGACGTCCTGCAGGCCCTGAAGGAATCATCGCTGATTACCGAATCTTCACTGATTGTAGTGGAAGCCGCTCTGGATACGGACTTTTCCCGGGCAGAATCCATGGGCTATACCATTACAAAGGAAAAAACTTACAAAACCAATAAACATGTATTTCTGCGGTTGAAGTAA
- the rpoZ gene encoding DNA-directed RNA polymerase subunit omega, which produces MLHPSYTDLMKVVNSNVEIGEEPVVNSRYSIVLATAKRARQIIGGEDPLIDNPSNKKPFSIAVEELYSSKVKIVGEEDDSEDSEI; this is translated from the coding sequence ATGCTGCATCCGTCTTACACAGATTTAATGAAAGTGGTAAACAGCAACGTTGAGATTGGAGAGGAGCCGGTGGTAAACAGCCGTTATTCCATTGTACTTGCAACTGCAAAAAGGGCAAGGCAGATCATCGGAGGCGAAGACCCGCTGATTGACAACCCCTCCAATAAAAAACCTTTTTCCATTGCGGTGGAGGAATTATACAGCAGTAAGGTGAAAATTGTGGGCGAAGAAGATGACAGTGAGGATTCGGAAATCTGA
- the gmk gene encoding guanylate kinase → MKTNSKTGILTVVSGFSGAGKGTIMNRLSEKYPDTYALSISATTRAPRPGETHGKEYFFVSEEEFQSMIDNHALLEYAQYVNHYYGTPEAYVKQQSEAGKDVILEIEIQGALKVKEARPDTLLLFVTPPGAEELKNRLTERGTETEDVIRSRLSRAWQEAQGVEAYDYLIINDDLETCVEQVHTMIQNEHARVARNHALIERIRTELKGFAKGE, encoded by the coding sequence ATGAAAACGAACAGTAAAACAGGTATTTTGACTGTGGTATCCGGCTTTTCCGGAGCCGGAAAAGGAACCATTATGAACCGGTTATCAGAAAAATATCCGGATACTTACGCGCTGAGTATTTCAGCTACCACCAGAGCCCCAAGACCGGGAGAAACCCATGGAAAGGAATACTTCTTTGTATCGGAAGAAGAATTCCAGTCCATGATAGATAATCACGCATTACTGGAGTACGCTCAGTATGTAAACCACTATTACGGAACACCCGAAGCATATGTGAAGCAGCAGTCAGAGGCGGGAAAGGACGTTATTCTCGAAATAGAAATCCAGGGCGCTCTGAAAGTAAAGGAAGCCCGTCCCGATACATTGCTGCTGTTTGTCACACCGCCGGGAGCGGAAGAACTGAAGAACAGGCTGACAGAGAGAGGAACGGAGACAGAAGACGTAATCCGTTCCCGTTTGAGTCGTGCATGGCAGGAAGCTCAGGGAGTGGAAGCATACGACTACCTGATCATCAACGACGATCTGGAAACATGTGTGGAACAGGTACACACCATGATACAGAATGAACATGCCCGTGTGGCCCGAAACCACGCATTGATTGAACGAATCAGGACAGAGTTAAAAGGCTTTGCGAAAGGAGAATGA
- the pgsA gene encoding CDP-diacylglycerol--glycerol-3-phosphate 3-phosphatidyltransferase, giving the protein MNLPNKLTILRMILIVPFVICMLVPGLGQAGVYASVVLFVIASLTDLMDGKIARKYDLVTNFGKFMDPLADKLLVASALICLTANGSLAAWISIIIISREFIISGFRLVASDNGIVIAASYWGKFKTTFQMIMIVMLILNYDNDIYRICATVITYIALILTLVSLIDYIVKNKDVLKEQK; this is encoded by the coding sequence ATGAACTTACCAAACAAATTAACAATTTTACGAATGATTCTGATTGTTCCTTTTGTAATCTGTATGCTGGTTCCAGGGCTGGGCCAGGCAGGCGTGTACGCTTCCGTCGTACTGTTTGTCATTGCCAGCCTGACAGACCTTATGGACGGAAAAATTGCAAGAAAGTATGATTTGGTGACAAATTTCGGGAAATTTATGGACCCGCTGGCTGATAAACTTCTGGTAGCGTCCGCATTAATCTGCCTGACTGCCAACGGCAGCCTTGCAGCCTGGATTTCCATTATTATCATCAGCCGGGAATTTATCATCAGCGGATTCCGTCTGGTAGCCTCCGACAACGGAATTGTAATTGCGGCAAGCTACTGGGGAAAATTTAAAACCACCTTTCAGATGATTATGATTGTAATGCTGATTTTAAATTACGACAATGACATTTACCGCATCTGTGCAACTGTTATCACATATATTGCACTGATTCTGACCCTTGTTTCTTTAATTGATTATATTGTCAAGAATAAAGACGTTCTGAAAGAGCAAAAATAA